AAAATCGACGCGGTTATTCAGATCCTTGTCTTCGATGGTTATCACCCGGACCGAATTTACCTGACTCAGAATTTCTTTGGCGTCCTGGTCGCTATCATCCACAAACCAACGGGCAAACCAAATAAGCATATGCGGAACATTCACACTTTCCACTCCCTCACGTCCGGCGTATTTATTGAACAAATAGTCGGTGGGGTTGCTTTGCGCCATCGATGCGAATGGCAACAACAGGAACAACAGGATAACAAGCTTTTTCATATCTAGCGTATTTTTAGGTTCATTAACGACGATTCAGAATTCTCATTTTTTCACCACCTTAATGTAGGTGTTTTATCAAGAAGACCCGATTGCCGGAAATATGTTACATGGACAGTCGCATTTTTTTTAATAAAAAAAGCCCCTCCGTTTCCGGAGAGGCGATTTAAGGTCTGCTCTTTCAGTTGACCGACTATTCAGCAGAGCAGATTGGCCAGGCAGGTATATCTAAACAAATCGCTGATTTTTCTTTTCAGGAACAGCAAGAATGACTCTTGCTCACCACACGTGGTGCACGGGGCGGATGATGACAGGCACTGGTGCCGGCCACATTTTTCAAATCACAACCGCTGCAGCCCGCACAACCGCCTGACGCTTCTTTTGACCGAAGATTCCGGACAACGCTGTACACCATGTAGGCAAAAGCCGAAAAAATAATAACGTAAACCAATATATTTTGTACCATTACTTGTGATTTTGGGGGGTTAAACAAATAAACTTCCAATCTGGTAGGTGGCAAAAGACACTACCCAGGCGATTGCTGTTGTATAAACCATCATGAACACGGCCCATTTCCAGTTCGCTTCTTTTTTAATAGCTGCAATGACCGCCACACACGGAAAATAAATCAACACAAAGAGCATGAACCCGAAGGCAACCAAAGGTGTGAAAACCTTCTGCCCTTTTAATTTACCGGAAGTGTGCGTCTGTTGTTGCAGTTTCTGAACCAGTGTTCCCGAATTCCCTTCGTCTTGTGCCTGGTAAAGAATGCCCATCGTACTCACTACAATCTCTTTGGCGGCCAGACCAGTCAGGATGCTTACCCCGATTTTCCAGTCGAAGCCCAGGGGTTTCAACACCGGAGCCAATGCATGTCCCATCCGGCCGATGTACGATTGCTCCTGATGCTCGGAAGCTTTGGCCATTTCCAGCTGCGATACCTGATGCTGCTTCTGTGCTTCACCCAGCGAAGTGCTGTTTTCTACCTGGGCAATGCTCGCATCGTAGTTCTGCGAATAGTTGACATGCCGGGGGAAGTAACTCAGCGCCCAAATCAAAATGGAAGCCACCAGAATAACACCACCCATTTTCTTCAAGT
This Prolixibacter sp. NT017 DNA region includes the following protein-coding sequences:
- a CDS encoding FeoB-associated Cys-rich membrane protein, producing MVQNILVYVIIFSAFAYMVYSVVRNLRSKEASGGCAGCSGCDLKNVAGTSACHHPPRAPRVVSKSHSCCS